The genomic segment ATGGCGCGGTGGCGAGAGCTGCGCGGGCAAGTGCGAGCGAAAGTCCAATGAACGTCTCCCCGCCGATCCGCATGTCGTATTCGGTCGAGCTCGCCTACCAGGTGAACCAGCCCGGTGCGGACTTCGTGCTCAACGTGCATGCCGCGCGCACCGCCTCGCAGCGCGTGGTGTCCGAGCACCTCGAGATCTCCCCGCCGATGGCCTGGCAGGAATACGTCGACCCGGCCAGCTCGTCACGGCTGCTGCGCCTGCGCGCGGACACGGGCAAGCTGGTCGTTCGCTACCACTGCGCCGTGGATCTCGATCACGTGAGGGCCGATCCCTCGGGGGTGCCGGAAAACTGGATCTGCAACCTGCCCGGCGCCGTGTTGCCTTACCTGTACCCGAGCCGCTACTGCGAGTCCGACACGCTCAACGCGTTCGCGCGCGAGCAGTTCGGCAGCGTGCGCCAGGGCTACACGCGCGTCCAGATGATCTGCGAATGGGTCCAGCGCAACATCAGGTTCGTTTCCGGGAGCTCGGGCGGCACGACCACCGCGGCCGAAACGCTGGCCGGCGGCGAGGGCGTGTGCCGGGATTTCGCCCACCTGATGAGCGCCCTGTGCCGGGCGCTGAACGTGCCCGCGCGGTTTGCCACGGGCCTGGATTACGGCGCCGACCCTGAACTCGGCCCCACCGATTTCCACGCCTACGTCGAGGTGTACCTCGGCACGCGCTGGTACATCTTCGATCCGTCCGGGACGGCCGTCCCGATGGGGCTGGTGCGCCTGGCGTCCGGCCGCGACGCCTCCGACTGCGCCTACGCGACCATCTTCGGCGACGTGACGCCCCTCACGCGCTGGTTGACCGTGCAGCCCACGGCCGGCGGCGACGGCCAGGTCCGGCTGCCCTTCAAGTGCGCCGAGGCGCTGTCGACCGATTCCGCGGCGCTGGCTTGATGTGAACCCACCCTGGGCCGGCACGCGCCAGGGTGCGATTCAGGCTTGCCGCAGCTTGCGCAGCTGCAGTTCCAGGCTCGCCAGCCGGCTGTGCAGTGTGTCCACATGCCTCATCGCATCCCGGACATCGCCGGCGGAGCCCACCGCGCGAAGGCTCATCGCGCGCCGAAGCGCCACCCCTTCCTCGGCGCGGACGGTCGCCACCTCGCCGCAAAGCATCTCCAGGGAAGCGTCGTCCGTCATGGCGTTCACAGGTGCAAGAGTGGTCATGGCGCCGGCCTCAGCAGCACGGGCCCGAGAAGCCGCGGGACCACCAGGATCAGGTCACCGGGCGCCCGCATCAATGTCACGTCGCCGCTGTCGTCCAGCGATCGAAGCAGGACCTTGCAGCGCCCGGCGAACTGGCCCGTCAGCTTCTCCACCGAAAGCACGCGGAACAGGCGCACATCGTTGTTGATCTGCAGGACGTCGGCCGCCCTGAGCCTGCTCACGGTGCGCAGTTCGGTATCGCTCACCACGCCGCCGCCTCGAGGCACCTGGCCCTTTGGGACTGCGGAGGAAGTATCGGTCGATGGCGTGGCGTTGGTGCTTTCATGCGAAACCTTCGTACGCATGGTGCGCGCCGGGCCATCGCGGCGCCTGCTACTTCGGTAAGGGTTTGTGCCGCGTGCGTTCAAGCCGCATCGCCACCCGGTGACCATCGCGGAAGCGTGTACCCGGTCACGAGCGCCAGGACGCGCAGGCCGCCGGCACAGGCGGCGCCGAGCACCAGCCCCAGGCCTTCCGGCACGCCGGCATGCTGCAGGACGACCAGCAGCCAGCCGCCCGCGAACGCGCAGATGGCGTAGGGGCGATGGTCGCGCAGCGCCGTGGGGATCTCGTTGCAGACGATGTCCCGCAGCACGCCGCCGAAGGTCGCCGTGATCACTCCCATCAGGACCGCGACGATCCCGGGCAGGTCCTGCGCCAGCGCGAGCTGGGTGCCGCTGGCGCTGAACAGGCCCAGGCCCAGTGCATCCGGCCACTGCATCGCCCGCTCGGTGGGCGCGAAGTGACGCGCCCTCAGGAAGGCCATCGCGCCCGCGCACAGCACCAGCAACGCCCACAGCCACTCGGAATGCGCCACCCAGAAGAAAGGCCGCCGGTCGAGCAGCACGTCGCGCAGCGTGCCGCCGCCGAACGCGGCGAGTCCGGCGACCAGGCAGACGCCGACCGCATCCAGGCGCTTGCGGGCGGCCTCCAGGAGGCCGGAGAGGGCGAAGGCGAGGGTGGCGCCGGCCTCGACGACCGTCAGCAGCCATGACAGCAAGGGTGCATTCGACATCGGCCGATTGTCCTTGCCAGCCCGAAGCCGGGGACGCGGGGCGCCTCAGTCGAAGTCGAACAGCTCGCCCAGGAAGCCTTCGCGCTTCTTCTTCCGGTAGTGCCCGCCACCGCCGTAGGGAGCCTGTGCGGGCGGGTAGGCCGGCGCAGGCTGGTGCTGCGCCGGCGCGGCCATGGCCTGCGGCGAGGCTCGTTCGATGATCTTGTCCAGCTCGCCGCGGTCAAGCCAGACGCCGCGGCACTGCGGGCAGTAGTCGATCTCGATCCCGCTTCGTTCGGCCATCGTGAGGTTCACGGTTTTGCAAACAGGGCACTGCACGGTTGAGCTCCTTCGTTGGGTGCGATCATCTTCCCACCGCACGCAGCCCGGCACGGGAAACCCCGTCAGCGGCCAAGCACCTCCCGGTAGCGGCGGCTGCAAGGCACGCTGCTGCCGTCCTTCATCTTCAGGCGCGCGTCGCCCGCTTCCAGCGGCTCGATCTCGGCGACCCGGTCCAGGTTGACGGCCCAGCTGCGGTGCACGCGGGCGAAGCGCGCCGGGTCCAGTTGGGCGAGGAAGTCGGCGAGGGTGGAGCGCAGCAGGTAGTCGTGCCCGTTGACGCGCAGCCCAAGGTAGTTGCCCTGGGCCTGCAGCCAGTCGATGTCGGCCGCGGCCACCAGGAACTCCTTGCGCAGCTTGCGCACCAGGAATCGTTCGGGTCGCGCCGGCGGCGTGGGGCTGGCAGCGGGTGAATGCGCGGGCGGCTCGGGCGCGTCGAGCACGCGCGCCTCGCCCTGCGTGCGCAAGAGCAGGAAGCGCCAGCCCACGATGGTCCCCAGGATCGCGGCATAGCTGCGCACGTCCTTCAGGAACTCGTAGAGCAGGACGTCCGTCCAGGAGCCCATCCGGTACTGCAGCCCGAGGGCGGCATACGCCGCCCATCGCAGGCCCATCATCCCGACGACGTGCAGCAGGGTGAACGCGACGCTGCCGGCCAAGTGCCAGCCGAGGCACGCGGGCAACGTGTCCAGCCGCACGGTATGCCGGCGCTCCCACCAGGCCACGGCCGGGACCAGCGCGCCCACCACGACCACGCTCGTCAATTCCCAGAGCAGCGGGTGCCAGTAGGCATGCGTTGGCGCGAACCGGCGCAGGTCCATCC from the Ramlibacter henchirensis genome contains:
- a CDS encoding LytTR family DNA-binding domain-containing protein, translating into MADALPGWLTYYRRHERAADVGFWVAVLAIQVVFNSVVSWMDLRRFAPTHAYWHPLLWELTSVVVVGALVPAVAWWERRHTVRLDTLPACLGWHLAGSVAFTLLHVVGMMGLRWAAYAALGLQYRMGSWTDVLLYEFLKDVRSYAAILGTIVGWRFLLLRTQGEARVLDAPEPPAHSPAASPTPPARPERFLVRKLRKEFLVAAADIDWLQAQGNYLGLRVNGHDYLLRSTLADFLAQLDPARFARVHRSWAVNLDRVAEIEPLEAGDARLKMKDGSSVPCSRRYREVLGR
- a CDS encoding zf-TFIIB domain-containing protein, translated to MQCPVCKTVNLTMAERSGIEIDYCPQCRGVWLDRGELDKIIERASPQAMAAPAQHQPAPAYPPAQAPYGGGGHYRKKKREGFLGELFDFD
- a CDS encoding transglutaminase-like domain-containing protein; the encoded protein is MNVSPPIRMSYSVELAYQVNQPGADFVLNVHAARTASQRVVSEHLEISPPMAWQEYVDPASSSRLLRLRADTGKLVVRYHCAVDLDHVRADPSGVPENWICNLPGAVLPYLYPSRYCESDTLNAFAREQFGSVRQGYTRVQMICEWVQRNIRFVSGSSGGTTTAAETLAGGEGVCRDFAHLMSALCRALNVPARFATGLDYGADPELGPTDFHAYVEVYLGTRWYIFDPSGTAVPMGLVRLASGRDASDCAYATIFGDVTPLTRWLTVQPTAGGDGQVRLPFKCAEALSTDSAALA
- a CDS encoding trimeric intracellular cation channel family protein encodes the protein MSNAPLLSWLLTVVEAGATLAFALSGLLEAARKRLDAVGVCLVAGLAAFGGGTLRDVLLDRRPFFWVAHSEWLWALLVLCAGAMAFLRARHFAPTERAMQWPDALGLGLFSASGTQLALAQDLPGIVAVLMGVITATFGGVLRDIVCNEIPTALRDHRPYAICAFAGGWLLVVLQHAGVPEGLGLVLGAACAGGLRVLALVTGYTLPRWSPGGDAA